A genome region from Ottowia testudinis includes the following:
- a CDS encoding RHS repeat domain-containing protein: MSTKASSLTASCQPKLVRRQQGHAEQETGSNWQRTYRYDAAERLSQISTSNSAGPSASVSYRYDPFGRRIAKTVGQSANSTSTYYLNGDSALMAEANDEGKLTKAYGFNPNTQAEELDLWSTDPIWQAELNGKTNLSEASYHYIATDHLGTPMLATNQQGAKTWRSYQEAFGQTYTENSGLELNLRFPGQYWDKETNLHQNYFRDYSPQRGRYIQADPIGLWGGLNLFTYVRGSAVISFDPLGLMEVRARKLPSGDSKGEYRYYFDFGCGPGCVEGKQIFDYFGGQISTWLSRVNKVQKKTRSSAGLFDVESYGDRYECSKYEKILERSFRKLGYTPGALGSGSGLNESQAREVMRILGEEMPDIIRKKYKWNTIIDRATESAPPSLAGIAG, translated from the coding sequence TTGAGCACCAAAGCTTCATCCCTGACGGCCAGCTGTCAGCCAAAGCTGGTCCGACGGCAGCAAGGCCATGCCGAACAAGAAACCGGCAGCAACTGGCAAAGAACCTACCGCTACGACGCCGCTGAGCGGCTGAGCCAAATCAGCACCAGCAACAGCGCAGGCCCCAGCGCCAGCGTCAGCTACCGCTACGACCCCTTTGGCCGCAGAATCGCCAAAACCGTGGGCCAATCCGCCAACAGCACCAGCACCTACTACCTCAATGGCGACAGCGCCCTGATGGCCGAAGCCAACGACGAAGGAAAGCTCACCAAAGCCTATGGGTTCAATCCGAACACGCAGGCTGAAGAACTCGATCTGTGGAGCACCGATCCGATATGGCAGGCCGAGCTCAATGGCAAAACGAACTTAAGCGAAGCCAGCTACCACTACATCGCCACCGACCACCTGGGCACGCCCATGCTGGCGACCAACCAGCAGGGAGCCAAGACTTGGAGAAGCTACCAAGAAGCGTTTGGGCAGACCTACACCGAAAACTCAGGACTGGAGCTGAACCTGAGGTTTCCTGGGCAGTACTGGGACAAGGAAACCAACCTTCACCAGAACTACTTCAGGGATTACAGTCCGCAAAGGGGGCGGTACATCCAGGCTGATCCGATTGGGTTGTGGGGTGGATTGAATTTGTTTACCTATGTGCGTGGGTCCGCCGTGATTTCGTTTGATCCATTGGGTTTGATGGAAGTGCGGGCTCGAAAATTGCCTTCGGGCGACTCAAAAGGTGAGTATAGGTACTATTTTGACTTCGGCTGTGGCCCGGGATGCGTCGAGGGAAAACAGATTTTTGATTATTTTGGAGGGCAAATTTCAACTTGGCTAAGTAGAGTTAATAAAGTACAGAAAAAAACACGGAGTTCAGCGGGTTTATTTGATGTCGAAAGTTATGGTGATAGATATGAGTGCTCTAAATATGAGAAAATATTAGAGCGCAGTTTTCGGAAGCTGGGATATACTCCGGGAGCTTTGGGTAGTGGCTCTGGTTTGAATGAATCGCAAGCTCGTGAGGTTATGAGAATTCTGGGCGAGGAGATGCCGGATATTATTCGAAAAAAATACAAATGGAATACCATTATTGATCGAGCAACCGAAAGTGCCCCTCCTTCATTAGCAGGGATCGCAGGGTGA
- a CDS encoding ExbD/TolR family protein: MAGFIADGTDEVMSEINMVPFIDVMLVLLIIFIITVPVMKHAVNVELPKAANEMEVVKPETVRLSVQADGSYWLGEDKIADEQLPARLQAEAGKQPQPDLHIRGDKDVRYERVAQAMAAAQQAGLKKIGFITEPPKR; the protein is encoded by the coding sequence ATGGCCGGATTCATTGCCGACGGCACCGATGAGGTGATGAGCGAGATCAACATGGTCCCGTTCATCGACGTGATGCTGGTGCTGCTGATCATCTTCATCATCACCGTGCCCGTCATGAAGCATGCCGTGAACGTGGAGTTGCCCAAGGCGGCCAACGAAATGGAAGTGGTCAAGCCCGAGACGGTGCGCCTGTCGGTACAAGCCGATGGCAGCTACTGGCTGGGCGAGGACAAGATCGCCGACGAGCAATTGCCCGCGCGCCTGCAGGCCGAGGCGGGCAAGCAGCCGCAGCCGGATTTGCATATCCGGGGCGACAAGGACGTGCGCTACGAGCGCGTGGCCCAGGCCATGGCCGCGGCGCAGCAGGCCGGGCTCAAGAAGATTGGGTTCATCACCGAGCCGCCCAAGCGCTGA
- a CDS encoding MotA/TolQ/ExbB proton channel family protein, producing MENQFGLLHVWTQGDWVTRGVFAALVLMSLASWIVILIKALDVVRAKRQAAQIESFWHSSDMAEGLSKLTPQDANPFRQLAIEGREAAAHHRATQAQLHDSLDVSDWISRTLRNSIDDATGQLQAGLAILASVGSTAPFVGLFGTVWGIYHALMKIGSAGQASIDQVAGPIGEALIMTAMGLAVAIPAVLGYNALVRGNKHILAKLGRFAHDLHAYYVTGARVTIASSDSNVVAMKKA from the coding sequence ATGGAAAATCAATTCGGCCTGCTGCATGTCTGGACCCAGGGCGACTGGGTCACGCGCGGCGTGTTCGCGGCGCTGGTATTGATGTCGCTGGCCTCGTGGATCGTGATTCTGATCAAGGCCCTGGACGTGGTGCGCGCCAAGCGCCAGGCCGCGCAAATCGAGAGCTTCTGGCACTCGTCCGACATGGCCGAGGGGCTCTCCAAGCTGACGCCCCAAGACGCCAACCCGTTTCGCCAGCTGGCCATCGAAGGCCGCGAAGCCGCCGCCCACCACCGCGCCACCCAGGCGCAATTGCACGATTCGCTGGACGTGAGCGATTGGATCTCGCGCACCCTTCGCAACAGCATTGACGACGCCACGGGCCAACTGCAGGCGGGGCTGGCCATCCTCGCCTCGGTCGGCTCCACCGCGCCCTTCGTCGGGCTGTTCGGCACCGTCTGGGGTATCTATCACGCGCTGATGAAGATCGGCTCGGCCGGCCAGGCCAGCATCGATCAGGTGGCCGGGCCGATCGGCGAGGCGCTGATCATGACCGCCATGGGCCTGGCCGTGGCGATTCCCGCCGTGCTGGGCTACAACGCGCTGGTGCGCGGCAACAAGCACATTCTGGCCAAGCTGGGGCGCTTCGCGCACGACTTGCATGCCTATTACGTGACCGGCGCGCGCGTGACCATCGCCAGCAGCGACAGCAACGTCGTGGCCATGAAGAAGGCCTGA